One segment of Drosophila ananassae strain 14024-0371.13 chromosome 3R, ASM1763931v2, whole genome shotgun sequence DNA contains the following:
- the LOC6498408 gene encoding uncharacterized protein LOC6498408, with translation MESNRLISLACFLLLLVELGAARPNPSGVNEWVRNQALDLGLTDPEYDELRRSGQPLIKTTQNDNGERVSLTYELSPDGSKISRTRLRELRLPSGSGGYRGSENIQNWEYVSSPPRQPFRPIVEPDFLARFFDNPFINPLGIGFPQFATLFPDFNPPPGVTPHVTTKTFSDPSGRDYTVTTSHWSTHSSSGQNPFLAPRSFDQLIPRFPNIGSRLYPNNPSLPPAPSYGNSGPANPNLNPVAAGGSSPPSFSPTYPTNTEPQGAGNTDGWVPVEQPTSTQRTIVPLPTLPPLKAGENASDSVIDDFLAKVDLTPTEIEEENGEVVRTIVDKNGRVLSARFVLSTVKGDNEPLKQTKPTK, from the exons ATGGAGTCTAATCGTCTGATTAGCCTAGCTTGTTTCTTGCTtctgctggtggag TTGGGAGCTGCCCGACCCAACCCAAGTGGGGTCAACGAGTGGGTTCGCAACCAGGCCCTGGATTTGGGACTAACCGATCCGGAATACGATGAACTGAGGCGCAGCGGACAGCCCCTCATTAAAACCACCCAGAACGATAATGGAGAGCGAGTTTCACTGACGTACGAGCTAAGTCCCGACGGAAGTAAGATTTCTCGGACTAGACTCAGAGAGCTGCGACTTCCCAGCGGATCCGGCGGCTATCGGGGCTCAGAGAACATACAGAACTGGGAGTACGTCTCCAGCCCACCTCGCCAACCTTTCCGTCCGATTGTGGAACCCGATTTCCTGGCCAGGTTCTTCGACAACCCCTTCATAAATCCCCTGGGAATCGGCTTTCCCCAGTTTGCCACACTTTTCCCGGACTTCAATCCGCCTCCTGGCGTAACGCCCCATGTCACAACCAAAACGTTTTCGGATCCCTCCGGCAGAGACTACACGGTCACCACCAGCCATTGGAGCACCCACTCCAGTTCCGGACAAAACCCGTTCTTGGCTCCCAGAAGTTTCGACCAGCTAATACCCAGATTTCCCAACATAGGTAGCCGACTTTATCCCAATAATCCGAGCTTGCCTCCGGCCCCATCATATGGTAACAGTGGTCCCGCGAACCCCAACCTCAACCCAGTTGCAGCAGGTGGCTCCAGTCCACCAAGTTTCTCACCAACCTATCCAACTAACACGGAGCCGCAAGGTGCCGGCAACACAGATGGATGGGTGCCAGTGGAGCAGCCAACTTCCACCCAAAGGACCATAGTGCCACTGCCCACTCTACCACCCCTGAAGGCGGGAGAAAATGCCTCGGACAGTGTCATCGACGACTTCCTGGCCAAGGTCGATCTGACTCCCACGGAGATCGAGGAGGAGAACGGGGAAGTGGTCAGGACCATTGTGGACAAAAATGGACGAGTTTTGAGTGCCAGGTTCGTACTGAGCACCGTCAAGGGGGATAACGAGCCCTTGAAGCAGACAAAGCCCACCAAGTAA